DNA from Fusobacteriaceae bacterium:
TCCCCCTCCATGTGAGCCGGTTTTTTCCCCGCTACCGGATGTCGGATCTCGCTCCGACGCCCATAGCCACCGTCAGGCGGATGGCGGACGTCGCGAAAAAATATCTGAAAAATGTCTATGTGGGAAATTGTTGAATGTAAAAAAGACCGGCGGGGCCGGTCTTTTTTGATTCATTTTTCCCGATTTTACCGCTTGCCGTACATCCGCTCGTAATAGCTTTGATAGTCACCGGAGACGACTTCATCCACCCAGTCTTGATGATCGAGATACCAGCGAATGGTCTTTTCGATCCCGAGCGTAAAAGGCGTTTCGGGATACCAGCCCAGCTCCCGGACGATCTTCGCGGGGTCAATGGCGTAGCGGGCGTCGTGACCGAGACGGTCGGTCACATAGGTGATCAAGCCCTCGCCGATATTCTCCAAATCGGTCTTGAGGACTTTTTGGTATCGGGGATTTTCGGCGATCAATTTTTTGATCGTCGCGATGGTGAGCTTGACGATACGGATGTTTTCCTCTTCATTGAAGCCGCCGACATTGTAGATTTCCCCGGGCCGCCCCTTTTCGAGGACGAGGGCGATGGCTTTACAATGGTCGTCCACATAGAGCCAGTCCCGCACGTTTTCGCCCTTTCCATAGACCGGGAGGGGTTGCCCCGCCAGGATGTTTTTGATCATCAGGGGAATCAGCTTTTCCGGAAAATGATAAGGCCCGTAATTGTTTGAGCAGCGCGTGATGTTCCAGGGCAGGTGATACGTCTCGCCGTAGGCGATGACGATCATGTCGGCCGCGGCCTTGGAGGCCGAGTAGGGCGAGCGGGGATCAAGGGGGGTATGTTCCGTAAACATGCCGCTTCCATAGGTTTTGATATTTTTTCTTCCCGAGGCGATTCCGGCGACCTCGGCGTCGAGCGTCAACTCTCGCGGGGTCTCATAGTCTTTTTTCAGGCTCCCGTAGACCTCGTCTGTGGAGACCTGATGAAATTTTTTCCCCTCTTTCCACAGGGGGTAACCCCGCTCATCCTTTCCGAGTGTCCAGTATTTGCGCGCCGTGTCGAGAAGATTCTGGGTCCCGAGGATATTCGTTTCAAGAAAGAGCTTCGGATTTTCGATGGATCGGTCCACATGGGATTCGGCCGCGAAATTGACGACCTTGTCGATATCTTCATTTTTGAAGATCCGCTCGGTCAATTCCCGGTCGCAGATGTCCCCCCGGATAAAGCTGACTCGAGGGTCTTCCAGCTCCTCCCGGATCGTGCCGAGGTTCCCGGCGTAGGTGAGCTTGTCCAGCAGCACGAGGCGCGTGTCCTTCGTCCGCTTCAGCAGATATTTCGCAAAATTGGCGCCGATAAAGCCCGCGGCGCCTGTGATCAGGCAGGTTTTCATGATTCCT
Protein-coding regions in this window:
- a CDS encoding dTDP-glucose 4,6-dehydratase; translated protein: MKTCLITGAAGFIGANFAKYLLKRTKDTRLVLLDKLTYAGNLGTIREELEDPRVSFIRGDICDRELTERIFKNEDIDKVVNFAAESHVDRSIENPKLFLETNILGTQNLLDTARKYWTLGKDERGYPLWKEGKKFHQVSTDEVYGSLKKDYETPRELTLDAEVAGIASGRKNIKTYGSGMFTEHTPLDPRSPYSASKAAADMIVIAYGETYHLPWNITRCSNNYGPYHFPEKLIPLMIKNILAGQPLPVYGKGENVRDWLYVDDHCKAIALVLEKGRPGEIYNVGGFNEEENIRIVKLTIATIKKLIAENPRYQKVLKTDLENIGEGLITYVTDRLGHDARYAIDPAKIVRELGWYPETPFTLGIEKTIRWYLDHQDWVDEVVSGDYQSYYERMYGKR